In Desulfuromonas sp., one DNA window encodes the following:
- a CDS encoding L-aspartate oxidase, which produces MKRTSDFLVIGSGIAGLSYALKVAEHGTVSIVTKRNISETATNLAQGGIAAVIAKDDSFDSHIEDTMKAGAWLSDQDIVRMVVESGPQAIDNLIQWGVKFSRNDNEEYDLTREGGHSQRRILHAKDMTGQEIERALIAAAEAHSNISFYENHIGIDLITEAKNKNRQVVPDRSLGAYVLDISSGEVITFGARFTVLATGGAGKVYLYTGNPDVATGDGVAMAYRAGATVANMEFMQFHPTTLYHPLAKSFLISEAVRGEGAILKRSDGTAFMDQYHELKDLAPRDIVARAIDNEMKIHGDDCVFLDMTHKEPEFIRDRFPNIYETCLGYGIDITSEPIPVVPAAHYLCGGVVVDSWGETDIKNLFAIGEVSCTGLHGANRLASNSLLEGVVYGDRAAQRSRELMAVEQHPFPPIKPWDTGSATDSDEEVVVAHNWDEIRRCMWNYVGIVRSNKRLVRALRRIQMIQEEIADYYWDFIITSDLIELRNIATVAEMIIRCALERKESRGLHYTIDYPDTDDVNWKKNTIVSKKF; this is translated from the coding sequence ATGAAAAGAACATCAGACTTTCTGGTCATCGGTAGTGGCATCGCCGGTCTCTCTTATGCGCTCAAGGTTGCCGAGCATGGAACCGTCTCGATCGTTACCAAGCGCAATATTTCCGAAACCGCCACTAATCTGGCTCAGGGCGGGATCGCCGCGGTCATCGCAAAGGATGATTCATTCGATTCGCATATTGAAGATACGATGAAAGCCGGTGCCTGGCTTTCTGATCAGGATATTGTCCGGATGGTTGTCGAGAGCGGTCCGCAGGCGATTGACAATCTGATTCAATGGGGTGTGAAATTTTCCAGAAATGACAATGAAGAATATGATCTGACCCGCGAGGGTGGCCACAGCCAGCGGCGAATCCTGCACGCCAAGGATATGACCGGTCAGGAAATCGAACGGGCCCTGATTGCTGCGGCTGAAGCCCATAGCAATATCAGTTTTTATGAAAACCATATCGGTATTGACCTGATCACCGAAGCGAAAAACAAGAATCGTCAGGTCGTACCGGATCGCAGTCTCGGTGCCTACGTCCTCGATATCAGTTCCGGCGAAGTGATTACCTTCGGCGCCAGGTTTACGGTTCTTGCGACCGGCGGTGCCGGCAAGGTCTATCTCTATACCGGTAATCCCGATGTCGCAACCGGCGACGGGGTTGCCATGGCTTACAGGGCGGGCGCTACCGTTGCCAACATGGAGTTCATGCAGTTTCACCCGACGACTCTTTATCACCCGCTGGCCAAATCCTTTCTGATTTCCGAAGCGGTCCGGGGGGAAGGAGCCATTCTTAAAAGAAGTGATGGCACAGCTTTCATGGATCAATATCATGAGCTCAAAGACCTCGCTCCCCGGGATATTGTCGCACGGGCGATTGATAATGAGATGAAGATCCATGGCGACGATTGTGTCTTCCTCGACATGACACACAAAGAGCCCGAATTCATCAGAGATCGCTTTCCGAATATTTACGAAACCTGCCTCGGCTACGGAATTGATATAACCTCTGAACCGATTCCGGTTGTCCCGGCAGCCCACTACCTCTGCGGCGGCGTCGTCGTCGATTCCTGGGGTGAAACAGACATAAAGAATCTCTTTGCCATTGGTGAAGTCTCCTGTACCGGCCTGCACGGGGCCAATCGCCTTGCCAGCAACAGCCTCCTCGAAGGGGTTGTTTACGGTGATCGCGCCGCGCAACGCAGCCGTGAACTGATGGCTGTTGAACAACACCCCTTCCCGCCGATCAAGCCATGGGATACCGGCAGTGCAACCGACAGTGACGAAGAAGTCGTTGTTGCCCACAACTGGGATGAAATCAGGCGGTGCATGTGGAACTATGTCGGCATCGTGCGCTCCAACAAGCGTCTGGTGCGGGCCTTGCGCAGAATCCAGATGATCCAGGAAGAGATTGCCGATTACTACTGGGATTTCATTATTACCTCAGATCTCATCGAACTGCGCAATATCGCCACCGTTGCCGAAATGATTATCCGCTGCGCCCTCGAAAGAAAAGAGAGCCGGGGTCTGCATTATACGATCGATTATCCCGACACCGATGACGTTAACTGGAAAAAGAATACAATCGTCAGTAAAAAGTTTTAG
- a CDS encoding TlyA family rRNA (cytidine-2'-O)-methyltransferase, with protein MKERLDKLLVDKGLVSSRERARALILAGSVLVNDLVIDKAGTKVSAEAAVRLRGEDIPYVSRGGLKLAKALEVFPVNIENRTAIDVGASTGGFTDCLLQNKVARVFAVDVGYGQLAWSLRSDPRVVNLERTNIRKLKPCDLDELPDLAVIDASFISLEKVLPPTLDLLRRPAEIIALIKPQFEVGRGEVGKGGVVRNREQHEQVKQRIREFSCAIGCQVVDLVESPVTGPKGNVEFLIFLRCE; from the coding sequence GTGAAAGAACGTCTCGATAAATTACTCGTTGACAAGGGCCTCGTATCTTCTCGCGAAAGAGCAAGGGCGCTGATTCTGGCCGGCTCGGTTCTGGTAAATGATCTGGTTATCGACAAAGCCGGCACAAAAGTGTCAGCCGAAGCTGCTGTTCGGCTGCGCGGTGAAGATATCCCTTATGTTTCAAGGGGCGGTCTGAAGCTTGCGAAAGCACTTGAGGTTTTTCCGGTAAATATAGAAAATAGAACTGCTATCGATGTTGGCGCATCAACCGGCGGCTTCACCGACTGCCTGCTGCAGAACAAGGTCGCCAGGGTTTTTGCCGTTGATGTTGGCTACGGTCAGCTTGCCTGGTCTTTGCGGAGTGATCCGAGGGTTGTCAACCTCGAGCGAACCAATATCCGCAAGCTCAAGCCCTGCGATCTTGATGAACTGCCTGATCTTGCCGTTATTGATGCATCATTTATTTCACTTGAGAAGGTCCTTCCGCCGACCCTGGATCTGCTGCGGCGTCCGGCTGAAATCATTGCCCTGATCAAACCGCAATTCGAGGTGGGCAGAGGGGAGGTCGGCAAGGGTGGGGTGGTTCGCAATCGGGAACAGCATGAGCAGGTCAAGCAACGTATCCGGGAGTTCAGCTGCGCCATCGGCTGTCAGGTGGTCGATCTTGTTGAAAGCCCCGTTACCGGCCCGAAAGGAAACGTTGAATTCCTGATCTTTCTGAGGTGTGAATGA
- a CDS encoding chloride channel protein, translating to MNARKYIPKFLIDLANHAKGRYLVLSSVVGLLGGLGAVAFYFAANSVDALLLGGLAGYNPPSAHGPVAVGDISYIDTLAMHHRWVLFLLPALGGLVSGYLVYKFAPEAEGHGTDAAIDSFHRKGGHIRARVPWIKALASVATIGTGGSAGREGPIAQIGAGIGSWIGAKLGLSAADRRILLLAGIAAGVGATFRAPLAGALFAVEVLYRETDFEHEALIPSIIASIVAYSMFGAVTGWEPLLDTPLFAFEQPRELILYLALGIFCALLGVFYVRFFYKMRDLFALLPVSPMFRPAIGGLALGVLAFFVPQVLGSGYGWVQAALYGKIALWVMLTIAIAKIVATSLTIPSGGSGGVFAPSLVIGALLGGTFGATAEMFFPAMVADPRSYVLVGMAGFFAGVSNTPIATLIMVSELTGNYGLLAPLMLVCVISMIIHHRNTIYENQVLSRSESPAHKGDFVVDVLEGIKVSDLAEQGHQPLVIEEYLTLSDILNRIAVAEGAYYPVVDTDENLTGIFSVNDIRRILDEEIPPGLVCAKDIATPKVITVFPDDPMNTTLQLMSSRGLEEIPVVDRNDPSKILFMLTRRALLARYARELESKKGFYQES from the coding sequence TTGAATGCACGCAAGTACATCCCGAAGTTTCTGATTGATCTGGCCAATCATGCCAAGGGGCGCTACCTGGTTCTGAGCTCTGTAGTCGGATTGCTCGGTGGCCTCGGTGCTGTCGCCTTCTATTTTGCTGCCAACAGTGTCGATGCATTGTTGCTCGGTGGTCTTGCCGGATACAACCCTCCCTCAGCACATGGTCCGGTTGCAGTGGGTGATATTTCCTACATTGATACACTTGCCATGCATCATCGCTGGGTTCTGTTTCTGCTACCGGCCCTCGGCGGTCTGGTCTCCGGATATCTCGTCTACAAGTTTGCTCCCGAGGCCGAAGGTCATGGCACCGATGCGGCAATCGACTCTTTTCACCGAAAGGGAGGTCATATCCGGGCCCGAGTTCCCTGGATCAAGGCCCTGGCTTCGGTCGCGACAATCGGTACGGGTGGATCGGCCGGCCGTGAAGGACCGATTGCCCAGATCGGCGCCGGGATCGGTTCATGGATTGGCGCCAAGCTTGGCCTTTCTGCCGCCGATAGAAGGATATTGCTCTTGGCGGGGATCGCGGCAGGGGTCGGCGCGACTTTCCGGGCTCCACTGGCCGGGGCGCTGTTTGCTGTAGAGGTTCTTTACCGGGAGACCGATTTCGAGCACGAAGCCTTGATCCCCTCGATTATTGCGTCTATTGTCGCTTATTCGATGTTTGGCGCCGTGACCGGATGGGAGCCGTTGCTCGACACCCCTTTATTCGCCTTTGAACAACCGCGCGAATTGATTCTGTACCTTGCTCTCGGGATCTTCTGTGCCCTTTTGGGCGTATTCTACGTCCGGTTTTTCTACAAGATGCGTGACCTGTTTGCCTTGCTTCCGGTTTCTCCCATGTTCCGCCCGGCCATCGGCGGATTGGCCCTCGGTGTTCTGGCGTTTTTTGTGCCCCAGGTGCTCGGGTCCGGCTACGGGTGGGTGCAGGCCGCGCTGTACGGCAAGATTGCTCTCTGGGTCATGCTGACCATTGCTATTGCCAAGATCGTCGCAACCAGCCTGACAATTCCATCCGGCGGATCGGGTGGGGTCTTCGCACCGAGCCTGGTTATTGGCGCTCTGCTTGGCGGCACGTTCGGAGCAACCGCAGAAATGTTTTTTCCGGCAATGGTTGCCGATCCCCGCAGTTATGTTCTCGTCGGCATGGCCGGTTTTTTTGCCGGCGTTTCCAATACGCCGATTGCGACGTTGATCATGGTCAGTGAATTGACGGGTAATTACGGACTTCTGGCGCCCCTGATGCTCGTTTGTGTTATTTCGATGATCATCCATCACCGTAATACAATTTATGAGAATCAGGTGCTCAGCCGTTCCGAATCGCCGGCGCATAAAGGCGACTTTGTCGTTGACGTCCTCGAAGGGATTAAGGTTTCGGACCTTGCCGAACAGGGTCATCAGCCACTGGTTATTGAAGAATACCTGACGCTCTCCGATATTCTTAACCGGATTGCAGTCGCCGAAGGGGCCTATTATCCGGTTGTTGATACCGATGAAAATCTGACCGGGATTTTTTCCGTGAACGATATCAGGAGGATTCTCGATGAAGAGATCCCCCCCGGACTGGTCTGTGCCAAGGATATTGCAACTCCGAAGGTCATAACGGTATTTCCCGACGATCCGATGAATACGACTCTCCAGTTGATGTCAAGCCGCGGGCTGGAAGAGATCCCGGTCGTTGACCGCAATGACCCGAGCAAGATTCTGTTTATGCTGACGCGCCGGGCCCTGCTTGCCCGCTACGCCCGCGAGCTTGAGAGCAAGAAGGGTTTTTATCAGGAGAGCTGA
- a CDS encoding chorismate mutase has protein sequence MDISDFRNEIDRLDRELLRIFNERAALALKIGEIKKTLDLPVYDPTREKRIFAEMTRDNPGPLADDAIVRLFERVIDESRSLERIRTKGK, from the coding sequence TTGGATATTTCCGATTTTCGTAATGAAATTGACCGGCTCGATCGCGAACTTCTCCGGATCTTCAATGAGCGCGCTGCCCTGGCCCTGAAGATCGGGGAAATCAAGAAGACCCTTGACCTTCCGGTCTACGATCCGACCCGGGAAAAGAGGATTTTTGCGGAAATGACCAGGGACAACCCCGGCCCGTTGGCGGACGATGCCATCGTCCGCCTTTTTGAACGTGTCATCGATGAATCACGCAGTCTCGAGCGCATTCGTACGAAAGGGAAATAA
- a CDS encoding lytic transglycosylase encodes MAGFKQIIILALFLLLLPSAGFADIYKYVDNNGVIHFTNTPTRNHYKLYQKENGRKLSVQDVIQRYADFYRLDKALVNAVIKVESDFNPNAVSRKGALGMMQLIPTTAQMLKVKDPLDPEDNIRGGSRYLRMMLDQFKGNLDLALAAYNAGPTAVRNYGGIPPYTETIRYVDKVKHYLDVYRQNRGAVL; translated from the coding sequence ATGGCCGGTTTTAAACAGATCATAATATTGGCACTTTTTCTGCTCCTGCTGCCGTCAGCCGGTTTTGCCGATATTTATAAATACGTCGATAATAACGGCGTTATCCATTTCACCAACACACCAACCCGAAACCACTACAAGCTTTACCAGAAAGAGAATGGCCGCAAACTTTCCGTGCAGGATGTGATTCAGCGTTACGCCGATTTCTATCGCCTCGATAAAGCGCTGGTCAATGCCGTTATCAAGGTCGAAAGTGATTTCAATCCGAATGCGGTGTCACGAAAAGGGGCCCTCGGCATGATGCAGTTGATTCCGACAACCGCACAAATGTTGAAAGTCAAAGATCCACTCGACCCTGAAGATAATATCCGCGGCGGAAGCCGCTACCTCAGAATGATGCTCGACCAGTTCAAGGGCAACCTTGATCTGGCGCTTGCCGCCTATAATGCCGGCCCGACCGCAGTTCGCAACTATGGCGGTATCCCTCCGTATACCGAAACCATCCGTTATGTTGATAAAGTTAAGCACTACCTTGACGTTTATCGGCAGAACAGGGGTGCGGTTCTATGA
- a CDS encoding aminoacyl-tRNA deacylase — protein MADFIEIKDFLSAQGLTLLEFDAPIPSAETAAAAVDCTIAEIAKSILLLVGDAPVLVVTSGDMKVNSSLLKKATGLSGKVRLPAADEVKRHTGFTPGGVSPFLLPSGLPVLLDYSLGRFYQVYPACGNSHSAVAITFAQLKSLTGGVEVRVSLPLA, from the coding sequence ATGGCTGATTTTATTGAGATAAAAGATTTTTTGTCGGCGCAGGGCCTGACTCTCCTCGAATTCGACGCGCCAATACCGAGTGCTGAAACGGCAGCGGCGGCGGTCGACTGCACCATTGCTGAAATCGCCAAAAGCATCCTGCTTCTGGTCGGCGACGCACCGGTCCTTGTCGTCACATCGGGAGACATGAAGGTCAACAGCTCACTACTGAAGAAAGCGACCGGGCTGAGCGGCAAGGTGAGATTGCCGGCGGCTGATGAGGTTAAGCGCCACACCGGATTTACACCAGGCGGCGTCTCGCCGTTTCTGCTGCCTTCCGGTTTGCCGGTGCTGCTTGATTATTCCCTGGGCCGTTTTTATCAGGTCTATCCGGCCTGCGGCAACAGTCATTCTGCTGTCGCGATCACTTTTGCCCAGTTAAAGTCTTTGACCGGCGGAGTTGAGGTGCGGGTATCACTCCCTCTTGCCTAG
- the pgsA gene encoding CDP-diacylglycerol--glycerol-3-phosphate 3-phosphatidyltransferase has product MNLREGTWNLPNLLTVGRIAAVPVFVGLLFFDSKPACMWAAAIFGVAAVTDAVDGWLARKWDVVSVLGKFLDPLADKLIVMAALIMLIPDGRVPAWMVFLILAREMVITGLRSIASSEGIVIDASDLGKYKTIFQMVAIPGLLLHYEYYWFFGIEWEIFHVNMHNMGIFYFYIAFALTLWSGGEYLVKFAKVFTGKKSG; this is encoded by the coding sequence ATGAACCTTCGTGAAGGGACCTGGAACCTTCCGAATCTGCTGACCGTAGGCAGGATAGCGGCTGTTCCTGTATTTGTAGGGCTGCTTTTTTTCGACAGCAAACCGGCCTGCATGTGGGCAGCCGCCATTTTCGGGGTTGCCGCAGTTACCGATGCTGTCGATGGCTGGCTGGCCCGTAAATGGGATGTCGTTTCCGTTCTCGGTAAATTCCTTGACCCATTGGCCGACAAACTGATCGTCATGGCCGCCCTGATCATGCTCATCCCGGATGGACGGGTGCCGGCCTGGATGGTTTTTTTGATTCTGGCGCGCGAAATGGTCATAACCGGGCTTCGCTCGATTGCCTCTTCAGAGGGGATTGTGATTGATGCGAGCGATCTCGGTAAATACAAAACGATTTTCCAGATGGTTGCTATTCCCGGGTTGCTGCTCCATTACGAGTACTACTGGTTTTTCGGGATTGAGTGGGAGATCTTTCATGTCAACATGCACAACATGGGAATATTCTATTTCTATATCGCATTTGCCTTGACCCTCTGGTCCGGTGGTGAATATCTGGTTAAATTTGCCAAGGTTTTTACAGGAAAGAAGAGTGGTTGA